The segment ATTCAGCAGATCCAGGACGAGCCGCTCATCATCGACCAGTACCGCCTTAATCATGACATCACCTCCTGCTCTCGATGTAGCGGAATGGAGAAATAAACCTCGGTTCCCTGACCATTCGTATTGAATTGCAGCTGTACGCCGTACATTTGCTTCAAACGAGCGTTCACATTGAGCAGACTGATGCCGTTTCCTGTTCGGTCCGCTGGATCCTTGTGACCCTGCCGGATCGGAGCCAGCTGCTCGGCGGCCATGCCTTTGCCATTATCCTTCACACTGATAAACATGCTATTTTCCCGCTTCTGAATGATCAGCTTCACTTTGCCGCCGTGTTTATTTTTTAAAATCCCATGACGAATGGCGTTCTCCACCAGCGGTTCAATGACGAGCGGAATGATCTGCAGGTGCATTAGATCCTCATCGACGTCAAAATCAACCTGAATCCGGTCCTCGAACCTGGCTTTTTCAATATCGACAAACACTTTAATCCAATCCAGCTCGTTCCTGAGCGTAACATAGTCTGTATTCACATCCACCTGAAAGGAGCGCTTCAAATAATTAGACAGATCACTCAGCAGCCGGCCCGCCCGTTCGCCATTGGTGTAGCACAAGCTGATAATACTGCTCAAGGTATTAAACAAGAAATGCGGTTTAATCTGTGCCTGCAAAAAAGCCAGCTCGTTGCGCTGTGCCTCCTTGGTTGTCTGATCAAGCGTAGTATGCGTCTGAATCAGCTGAATGGACAGCTCCTCATTACGTTTATACGAGTTGGCATATCGGACCAGCAGCAGTGCAGCCAAGGCGATGCTGTATACGGAAACCGTCAGGAAGGAGATAAACATATCTGACTTGATACCCACACTGAACAGAATCATATCCAGCCAGTACAGAAAAACACTGCAGATACAGATCAGAAGCGTGCGGTGCTCCGGACTGCTGGAACGGCTGCGGACGTACTGAATGACCACTCTGACCCAAGCCGTAAAAAACAGCAGCACCGTGGTGAGGATATAAAAAGTGAAGGTACCGGTATAAATCTGAACAGGCACAATGAGCACCAACAGCATAAAAATGCCATAGTACACCAGCAGGAGATAAAGGCTTCGGCGGGACAGAAAGGCCGGGTTGACCTTATGGATCACCACCCACACCGTGATGACGCTGCAAGCACTCATTAAATGCCCGAACCGGAAGGTATGCTCCAAAGTCATTCCCGGGATAAATTGCGCAAAAATACGCTCGCTGTAAATCCCGTTCATAATCCCGAAGAACAGGCAACTGAGCGCCAGCGGCAGCGTGACCGGTTCTTTTTTGCGATAATGCTTGTTCCCCAGCCACAAGAGCAGGTACAAGAAGCCGAGCACCATAACAATTAAGATCATGGCGAACTCGAACATTAGCTTGCGGTTCTGCAGCAGGGAAAGCCCCTCCTGCGTTCCAAACAGCATAGGTTTGGCAATGCCGCCCACAATATACTCGTGATTGGCTGCGTGAATGACGATCTCTGCCGTTCGCTCCTCCAGTTCAAAATAGACAACCGTGGAGGAATTACCCGCCACGCTATTCTTGAGCGTCATCGAGGCACGGCCGTCCTCCAGCAGCAGTTCTCCGTTGACATACACCCGGCTGGCATTGCGGATATTTGCTTTTTTCAAGGCGAAATATTTATGGTCAGGAATGTTGTGAATCACCGCCCGGTAAGTAGCAAAGCCTTTGGCCATATGCTCATTGCCGTCCAGATCCATGAGCCAGTTGCCTGGCACCTGTATATACGATGCTTGCTGTGAGAGTGCAGTGAATGATTCCGGATCGACAAACTGATTCCAGTAAAATTCCCACTCCCCATCCAGCGCAATCACCTCGTCATGAAGGAAATTCGTTTCAGCCAGATCCAGGGTGCCCTTTTGAACATGAGTTGTTATCTGCAAAGCCTGCGAGTAATAATATATAAGAACCAGTAATGTTACAGTGATTGCGGTTACAAAAGTGATGCGGATACGTTTCAACCTTCACACCCTCTACCCTGTTTCGTGTCACATGTTGTCGTTTGAAGTCGCACGGTCCGTTTCATGGTAGCATAATTCTCCGGGGACTAACATTCTTTTTATCCCAATTATGGTGTTATTTCATAGTAATAAGAAGAGTGATGGCAAACACCATTATAACAGCTCATTCTGTGCGCCACGGCCGTATCCACTCACTACTTTGTCGGGTATAATGGTTTATAAATAAGGATCCATGACGATCGCAAGAACGAAACGATTTAGCAATATATTTTTATAAAGGAGTGGTTCTCCATGTCAATGGTACGCAAACTCCATCCTCATATAGCAAAAGACTTAAGGGAGTTTTTATCTGAAAACAATATTTCCACCAAGAAACTTGTTATAGACCTTGAAGCAGAAACCATTGAGGACTTTGATGATTACTCCGTCAATGACATTTTAAGTGTGGCTGGAATCCTGAAGCCCGGTGAAGCGCAACAATTATTAGATCATATTCAGGAGTCACGGGAGGGCTGGGGAAAGTGACCCACAACCACTCCTACATGTCGATTCCGCTGTCTCAAGAAAAGCAGCATTCATGCAAAGCAAGCAGAGAAGCAAGGGACGGAAAATAAAAACTCCTGATGCGCTCATTATTGCAACTGCCTTAACAGCTAATTTGATACTGGTTTCTCTCCTCACATCGGCAATGAATCACTAGGAACGGTATCTAACTAGATTTTGAACCCCTCCTAATAATCAAAAACAGAAGACACCTTGGAGCGATTTCCATCACTCTAAGGTGTCTTCTTTTATAAAATATGGACAAAATGTGGGCAATCCGGGCTTCTCCGAGGAGAAACCCTTGCCACACAGGGGTTCATACCCCGTTTTACATCATGCCACCCGGTGGCGCAAAAACACCAGGTATATGGAAAATGCAGCACCGCTCATACTCATTCTCTCTAATCCAGCGGAATATTAGTGTATTCTTCGTTCCGAATGTTTGGCTGATTAGTAAAGTTGGTTGGGCTTAAGGGCAGATAATCATAATATTAAAATAAACTTTACAAAAGTTAGTAAAATGGGGCTCACCTCTTTATTTATATCTCCTAGAGATCAGAAACTCGGCAACGGGGTACACAGCCAAACCGAAGCACAAGATGAGGTTTAATGGAACATTGTCTTGTCCATTCACGTACTTCTCGACGACGAGAAGGATGACCAAGGCGATTAGAAGGGCGTAGTAACTAATTTTTGCGCTTTTCAATTGAATCGTCTTGCCCAATTCGTCGTCTTGACTGAAACCCTGATGCTGGGTTCCCCATGTCAAAGCGGACATGACCACTCCGAGCGGAATCGCCAAGCGGATAAAATCGTCAACAACCCCAAGCGTATCTCGTTGAAGCCACCGGTAGAACATTTGACAGAACAACAGGAAGAATAGTCCCCCAACGATATAAGCTAGAAGCTGACGCCAGTTCATCTTGGCGGTTTTCATAATTTTGTTCCTCCTTGAAGAGACTTGTTAATTACGAATGAATAACTCATCGACTGTCATGCCTAAAACTTCCGCAAGTCTAAAGGCAAGCTGGAGCGTCGGATCGTATTTATTATTCTCGATAGCATTGATCCAACCCCGTATATCAAAATGTTTTTACATCTCCATTTAATTACACTGTAAATGTCAAATTCTTTTACAATTTTCCCCTGATAAAAGCTGACTTCATAACTTAAGGGCGCGTTAAGCAAACGGAGACCGTTACTCTAACAGCACAGCGGCAGTCTTGCAATTAGACTAAACAGTGGGCACAGCGCATTCCACCAAAGACGCCAAACAAGAATGCGCATATCGAATCCTTCCATGCGATTCTAGAATCGGAGTGTTATCAGCGGCACGAGTTTGAGAACTATCAACAAGCGTATGAAATCGTCAGCCGCTTTATCCACAACTACAATCACAAGCGAATCCATGGTAGCCTACACGATCTGTCGCCGTACGAATACCGAGATGCAATTCAACAAGGAATGGTGGAGCCCAAGGTCATCAAAGTGTAACCGCCGGAAGAAAAATGACGAAAAACGCAACAACCTTAAGCAATTCTATGCAATTTGTCGAATAAGAGGTTCGTGGTCTGGATTAAAGGGGTTAAACCGGTTTGTTGGGACTTACAACAATACAGACAATTGATCCACTCCCAAGCAGTCACCACAACTATGTATACATAACAGCTTAATTACAATACTCCTTAAGCAGCATGAAAGGGCAATGAAAGGGAATCTAACAGGATGCCCCTTTTCTTTAAACAGTTACATATAGTTTTCGTAATACCACACCCCAATGATAAATATTATTCCAAATAGAAACATAAGAAAAAATAATAACCAAACTACAAACAATAATATCCAAAGACTTCGTTTAAATACTTTTTGAATTAGTTTATTCATTATTCCTGTTAACCTCCTAAACAAAATTTATATCATATTTCATTAGCATGTTCTCTGATCCGATTTTCTCGCACAGCGCGACGATTAATTGACTCGACCGCCGACATCGATACCATATTCCCAAATGGTATGTAAATTCCATAATCTATGTCATACGCATACTTCATTGCTTGCTTAGGCTGAAGTAGGCATTCATGGGTATCTCCTATCACCCCAAAATCTCCAACTATTCGTATGCTCCCCAGCAATTTCAATAAGTTTGTAAACCAGAGCTACGGAAAATGTTTTTGAAAATCCCTGCTCCTTTAGTTGTTCCATAATTATACACATCAATATTATGATCAGTAATGTATTCAAAAAATGGCTCAAGATGCTTAATCTCTAAGGCAAGTCGCTCCCTTTCATAAAAAAAGAAGACACCTTGGAGCGATTTCCATCACTCTAAGGTGTCTTCCTTTTATAAAATATGGACAAAATGTGGGCAATCCGGGCTTCTCCGAGGAGAAACCCTTGCCACACAGGGGTTCATACCCCGTTTTACATCATGCCGCCCATTCCACCCATGCCGCCCATGTCTGGAGCAGCAGCCTTCTCAGGCTCAGGCTTGTCAGCGATCACCGCTTCGGTGGTCAGGAACATTGCTGCTACAGATGCAGCGTTTTGCAGGGCAGAACGCGTTACCTTCGCAGGGTCAACGATGCCTGCTTCGAACATGTTCACCCAAGTGTCAGCAGCAGCGTTGTAGCCAATGCCAACTTCTTCGTTCTTCAGGCGCTCTACAATAACAGAGCCTTCCTTACCAGCGTTCGCAGCGATCGTACGGATTGGCTCTTCCAGCGCGCGCAGCACGATGTTAACGCCAGTCTTCTCGTCGCCTTGCGTTTCTACCGCAGCAACCGCTTTGTATACGTTCACCAGAGCAGTACCACCGCCGGATACGATACCTTCTTCTACCGCAGCACGAGTCGCGTTCAGAGCGTCTTCGATACGCAGCTTGCGTTCTTTCAGCTCGGTTTCAGTAGCTGCACCGACCTTGATAACAGCAACACCGCCAGCCAATTTAGCCAGACGCTCTTGCAGCTTCTCTTTGTCGAACTCGGAAGTCGTTTCTTCCAGCTGTGTGCGGATTTGCTTCACGCGAGCTTCGATATCCGCTTTGTCGCCAGCACCGTCCACGATAATGGTGTTCTCTTTGGTTACGCGTACTTGACGTGCAGTACCCAGTTGGTCCACAGTAGCGGATTTCAGGTCCAGACCCAATTCCTCGGTAATCACCTGGCCGCCTGTCAGAGCAGCGATATCCTGCAGCATAGCCTTGCGGCGGTCGCCGAAGCCTGGAGCTTTGACAGCCACTGCATTAAAGGTACCACGCAGCTTGTTCACGATCAGCATCGCTTGAGCTTCGCCTTCGATATCTTCAGCAATCAGCACGAGCGGCTTGCTTTGTTGTACGACCTTCTCCAGCAGAGGCAGAATTTCCTGGGTGTTGGAGATCTTCTTGTCGGTGATCAGAATGTACGGATTATCAAGCACCGCTTCCATCTTGTCTGTGTCTGTAATCATGTACGGAGAAATGTAGCCGCGGTCGAACTGCATACCTTCTACAACTTCCATTTCAGTCAGGAATCCACGGGATTCTTCAACCGTAATGACGCCGTCCTTGCCGACTTTCTCCATGGCTTCTGCGATCAGCTGTCCTACTTCCTCGTCAGCTGCAGAGATAGAAGCAACCTGTGCGATGGACTGTTGTCCTTCAATCGCTTTGGAGATGTTCTTCAGCTCTTCTACCGCTGCACGAACAGCCTTGTCAATGCCTTTGCGGATAACCATTGGATTTGCACCCGCAGTAACGTTCTTCAAGCCTTCGCGAATCATCGCCTGAGCAAGAACCGTTGCTGTTGTTGTACCGTCACCGGCAACATCATTCGTCTTAGTCGCTACTTCCTTCACGAGCTGAGCACCCATGTTCTCGAATGCATCTTCCAGCTCGATTTCTTTCGCGATGGTTACACCGTCATTCGTGATGAGCGGGCTGCCAAACTTCTTCTCGAGTACCACGTTACGTCCTTTCGGACCCAATGTTACCTTTACTGCGTTAGCCAATGCATCTACACCGCGAAGCATTGCGCGGCGAGCGTCTTCACTGAACTTAATATCCTTAGCCATGATATTACATACCTCCCTGGAATTTTAATAAATTACGAATGTGCTCCTATATGCAGGTTAACGAATTAACCCAGAATCGCGTGGATGTCGCTTTCTTTCATAATCAAATATTCTTTACCTTCATATTTGATTTCTGTTCCAGCGTATTTAGAGAAGAGTACACGGTCGCCTTCCTTAACTTCCAATGCTACGCGCGCGCCGTCCTTCAGAGTACCGCTGCCTACAGCGATAACCTTTCCTTCTTGCGGCTTTTCTTTCGCGGAGTCCGGAAGCACGATCCCGAATGCCGTGGTTTCTTCTTGTGCGATAGGTTCTACCAATACGCGTTCACCTAAAGGTCTGATCATGAAAAATAGCCTCCTTGTTAAATAAATATAAGGTTTATCTGAGCCTTGCTGTATGTATTAGCACTCAACAAGTCTCAGTGCTAACAACCATGTTTTATGATACTCAAGTTGATCTGAAATTTCAAGTACCCCGAAGCAATTTTTACTCAAATTTTACTTCAAATCAGAGCAGCATCCGGGTTTGTCCAGCAACTCCCCTCTTCCATTGTATCCAAGGGTCCCCACTTTATGCCTGAGGGCCATTCCCGCTTCTCCCTGCAGCCTGCTTAAAGAGCACTACGCCAAACTATAGTCATACATATCTAGAGTAAAGGGCAGATAAATTCTGCCCCTCCTCATCAAACCGTACGTGAGGTTTTCCCTCATACGGCTTTCCGATGTTCGTCATTCATGTGCGTGCAGATCACAAGAGCGTTTTAAGTCCATATTGTTTGGACAATGCTTTCACTTCGCTTAACGAACTCATCCATCGCGTGCGTTGACGCTTCTTGGCAACCCACTTTGCTAAGCGCTGCAAGATGTACCAATCTAGTTTTGCCATCTTCTTTTGGCTGTAGGCTGTGTAGTAGTAGTTGCGCCACCCCTGTATTTTTGGGTTTAAATATCCCAGGTGGTCCTGGAAAGTCTTGTGACGCATATTCGGCGGAGCAAGTCGCTCCTTCACGACCTCTCGGATTCGCTCTTCCGCCTTGCGACACAGCCACTGCTGGGTCGTATAGTATACTTTGCCTTTGGATGTCTCGGCTTTCGTCTTTCGATGGTGCATGCCTAGAAAATCAAAGCCTTCTTCTCCTGTCCATAGTCCAACGATGCGTGTCTTGGTTGGATGTAACGTTAGCTCTAGGCGGTCCATAATAACTCTAATGAGTTCGTACGCCCGATCTGCATCCTTCTTTGTTTTGCAGATGACCACCAGATCGTCCGCGTAACGTGTGAGTTCCCCCATTTTACTGCCATGCCGTTCCCACAGGAGATCAAAGTAATTCAGGTAGATATTCGCCAGCAGTGGTGAAATGACCCCACCTTGTGGTGTACCCAAATCTGAGCGTCTGACATTGCCTTCCTCCATGACACCTGCACTTAGCCACTTCCTCAACAGCTTCA is part of the Paenibacillus algicola genome and harbors:
- a CDS encoding sensor histidine kinase; translated protein: MKRIRITFVTAITVTLLVLIYYYSQALQITTHVQKGTLDLAETNFLHDEVIALDGEWEFYWNQFVDPESFTALSQQASYIQVPGNWLMDLDGNEHMAKGFATYRAVIHNIPDHKYFALKKANIRNASRVYVNGELLLEDGRASMTLKNSVAGNSSTVVYFELEERTAEIVIHAANHEYIVGGIAKPMLFGTQEGLSLLQNRKLMFEFAMILIVMVLGFLYLLLWLGNKHYRKKEPVTLPLALSCLFFGIMNGIYSERIFAQFIPGMTLEHTFRFGHLMSACSVITVWVVIHKVNPAFLSRRSLYLLLVYYGIFMLLVLIVPVQIYTGTFTFYILTTVLLFFTAWVRVVIQYVRSRSSSPEHRTLLICICSVFLYWLDMILFSVGIKSDMFISFLTVSVYSIALAALLLVRYANSYKRNEELSIQLIQTHTTLDQTTKEAQRNELAFLQAQIKPHFLFNTLSSIISLCYTNGERAGRLLSDLSNYLKRSFQVDVNTDYVTLRNELDWIKVFVDIEKARFEDRIQVDFDVDEDLMHLQIIPLVIEPLVENAIRHGILKNKHGGKVKLIIQKRENSMFISVKDNGKGMAAEQLAPIRQGHKDPADRTGNGISLLNVNARLKQMYGVQLQFNTNGQGTEVYFSIPLHREQEVMS
- a CDS encoding integrase core domain-containing protein; translation: MPPKTPNKNAHIESFHAILESECYQRHEFENYQQAYEIVSRFIHNYNHKRIHGSLHDLSPYEYRDAIQQGMVEPKVIKV
- the groL gene encoding chaperonin GroEL (60 kDa chaperone family; promotes refolding of misfolded polypeptides especially under stressful conditions; forms two stacked rings of heptamers to form a barrel-shaped 14mer; ends can be capped by GroES; misfolded proteins enter the barrel where they are refolded when GroES binds), producing the protein MAKDIKFSEDARRAMLRGVDALANAVKVTLGPKGRNVVLEKKFGSPLITNDGVTIAKEIELEDAFENMGAQLVKEVATKTNDVAGDGTTTATVLAQAMIREGLKNVTAGANPMVIRKGIDKAVRAAVEELKNISKAIEGQQSIAQVASISAADEEVGQLIAEAMEKVGKDGVITVEESRGFLTEMEVVEGMQFDRGYISPYMITDTDKMEAVLDNPYILITDKKISNTQEILPLLEKVVQQSKPLVLIAEDIEGEAQAMLIVNKLRGTFNAVAVKAPGFGDRRKAMLQDIAALTGGQVITEELGLDLKSATVDQLGTARQVRVTKENTIIVDGAGDKADIEARVKQIRTQLEETTSEFDKEKLQERLAKLAGGVAVIKVGAATETELKERKLRIEDALNATRAAVEEGIVSGGGTALVNVYKAVAAVETQGDEKTGVNIVLRALEEPIRTIAANAGKEGSVIVERLKNEEVGIGYNAAADTWVNMFEAGIVDPAKVTRSALQNAASVAAMFLTTEAVIADKPEPEKAAAPDMGGMGGMGGMM
- the groES gene encoding co-chaperone GroES; this translates as MIRPLGERVLVEPIAQEETTAFGIVLPDSAKEKPQEGKVIAVGSGTLKDGARVALEVKEGDRVLFSKYAGTEIKYEGKEYLIMKESDIHAILG
- the ltrA gene encoding group II intron reverse transcriptase/maturase — protein: MNAKRLTTPKENVQQLQEKLGHAAKENKKRRFHALYDKVYRIDILWEAWRRVRANKGSAGIDGETLADIEKQGETCFVHECQRLLKEGEYHPQPVRRYYIPKKDGKKRPLGIPTVRDRVIQMAAKLVMEPIFEADFQETSFGFRPKRSAKQALDRIRKACNRKGNWVVDVDIQGYFDNINQEKLIKLVEMRISDRRILKLLRKWLSAGVMEEGNVRRSDLGTPQGGVISPLLANIYLNYFDLLWERHGSKMGELTRYADDLVVICKTKKDADRAYELIRVIMDRLELTLHPTKTRIVGLWTGEEGFDFLGMHHRKTKAETSKGKVYYTTQQWLCRKAEERIREVVKERLAPPNMRHKTFQDHLGYLNPKIQGWRNYYYTAYSQKKMAKLDWYILQRLAKWVAKKRQRTRWMSSLSEVKALSKQYGLKTLL